One stretch of Miscanthus floridulus cultivar M001 chromosome 18, ASM1932011v1, whole genome shotgun sequence DNA includes these proteins:
- the LOC136524791 gene encoding uncharacterized protein: MARTKLTARKRTIVMPTMRMRFTLGKRVPPHLVEALRNIAEEPQEEPPVEVPIEDSLEDKMVDGPRDEDTKEGPMYEEPMEIEESDEEPMEEDEQGGQDGASDPKDGDASDNSDSDDGGNDGGDHGDGGDDGDDSGHDGDDGSDGDRDGGDGGGDGDDYHAALLAKGWTTKIHYDLQGDAYYHPKLLSLVCHYHTRCTVQYQTKHWTHPDYIGFWETEVYIHKGSQVRYFHHAITTRLTRVATI, from the coding sequence ATGGCCCGCACCAAGTTGACTGCCCGCAAGCGTACCATTGTGATGCCAACAATGAGGATGAGGTTCACACTTGGCAAGCGCGTTCCTCCACACCTAGTTGAGGCATTGAGGAACATTGCGGAGGAGCCCCAGGAGGAAccgcctgtggaggtgcccatagAGGACTCTCTAGAGGACAAGATGGTGGATGGACCTAGGGATGAGGATACTAAAGAGGGGCCCATGTatgaggagcccatggagataGAAGAATCTGATGAGGAGCCCATGGAGGAAGATGAACAGGGAGGTCAGGATGGAGCTAGTGATCCTAAAGATGGTGATGCTTCTGACAACTCTGATTCTGATGATGGGGGTAATGATGGTGGTGATcatggagatggtggagatgatggtgatgatagtggacatgatggtgatgatggtagTGATGGTGACAGAgatggaggagatggtggaggtgatggtgatgACTACCATGCTGCACTGCTGGCTAAGGGGTGGACCACGAAGATCCACTATGATTTGCagggtgatgcctactaccacccaaAGCTTCTCTCCCTTGTATGCCACTACCACACCAGGTGCACCGTGCAGTACCAGACgaagcattggacccaccctgaCTACATCGGCTTTTGGGAGACGGAAGTGTACATCCACAAAGGGAGTCAGGTGCGCTACttccaccatgctatcaccacACGGCTCACACGTGTAGCTACCATCTAG